CACGGATCTTCAGACCTTGCATATCCGAGCACTTGGCGATCGGCTTGTTGGATGTGGTTTGCCTTGTGCCGTAATAGCTGACGGCTGCAATGTGATTGCCGCTCTTTGTCTCGTAACCGGCAGCAAGACGCTTGAACACATCGCTCTTCGTATAGGCAATCAGATGTTCCGGCCCGCGGAAAATATAGGGGAAATAGGTGACGCCGATCGGCTTGTAGTCCCGGGCGGCAAAGCTCGACCCGGAAATGATGATATCGACCGTACCGAGCTTAAGCCCCTGATTGATATCGGCTTCCTTGCCCAGCTGTGAAGCCGGGAATACATCGATCTTGTAACGGCCGTTGGTCCGCTTGGCGATCTCTTCGGCCGCCCAGACGGACTCCGTGTGGAACGGCTCCGATGTTTCGTACACATGCGCCCATTTGAGCGCCGTTTGCGCTTGCGCCACCACGGCCGATAGCGCGAGAGCGGCAACCGCTCCCAGAATTGTCGTCAGTTTGATCTTCATATCGTAGTCCTCCCAGATTGAATTCAGATCTTGGTACTTCTGCTCCGGCCTCCCGCAGGATGGCCTTTTTCACTTTCCAATTCCTCATCGAAGCTCTTGGAAAATCTCAATTGCGATTGCAGCAGATGATGCCGCATCGCTGATTTGGCATGCGCCGGATCGCCCGATGCGATAGCGTCGCGGATGGCTCGATGTTCCTCGAATGCCTCGCGCCAGGAAGCGGGACTTTCGAAATAGCTCGCCAGTTTCTCGAAATAGGGTGTCATGCGCTGGTCGAAGAGTTCTCCGACAAATCGATTGAGCGCAGCGTTTTCAATAATGCCGGCGATCGTCGTGTGAAAAGTCCGGTCGAGCGCAATGGATGTGCGCGGATCATTGAACGTGCTCGCCATCTTCGTCAACACATCATCCAGAGCGTCGACATGGGCGGGCGTGATGGCCTTGGCAGCCTCTTCCGCGATCGCACATTCGATCAACGCACGGGCGCGCAGCAGTTCGAATGGCCCTTCAAGATCTTCGGTTTGTACAGGCGCAGGCTTCTCGCGCTGCTGGCGCGTGACATAAATGCCGGAACCCATGCGGATATGAACAAGCCCTTCAACCTCTAGCGCAATCAATGCTTCGCGGATGGTCGGGCGGGATACGCCAAGTTTTTCCGCAAGTTCGCGCTCACCCGGCAACCGCTCGCCAACGGCAAACTCGCCGTTCTCGATCAGCGTGCGGATCTGGTCTGCCACCTGCCGGTACAAGCGGCGCGGCTGGATCGCTGCAAACATTGGTCCTCCCCGCACGGCTCTCCCTTCCGCACTCGACTGGTAAACTGGCCTTACCAATATATAACTGATACATTGATATATATGACAGAGTCAAGGGAGACTTTGGTCAAGATATCTCGGAAAGGCATGAGTAAAATCGGAGCGGTGTCCTATTGTTACAGCTTGTATTGGAAAGTGATTGCCCCACTCCCCTGCGAACAAGCTATGACAATTCAACATCTGCCTCGTCCAACCGGTGACAAATGCTGCCTGATATCCGATTGCCGCGCGCCTTCGCCTGCCTGAGCCTTGCTCTGCTCCTCGGCGCTTGCACGACAGCCGATCCGAAATTGCCCAATGCGGCGTCGATTCCGCTTCCCGAGCCATCGCCGCGGCTTGCAAATGCTACAGACACCAAGCCCCAACCCAAATCTTCAGTCGACGGGCTGATCTCGAAATATTCAGTTGCCTATGCTGTTCCGGAATCGCTGGTGCGCCGCGTCGTACAGCGCGAGAGCCGGTTCAATCCGGCGGCCCGCAACGGTCCGTATTGGGGCCTGATGCAGATGCTGCCCGCGACGGCGCGCGGTATGGGGCATGACGGCAGTGCCAAGGATCTGCTCGATGCAGAGACCAATCTAAAATATGGCGTGAAATATCTGGCCGGGGCTTACAAGGTCGCAGATTACAATCCGGACCAGGCCGTGCGGCTTTATTCACGCGGCTATTATTTTCAGGCCAAACGCAAGGGCATGCTGGACGTGTTGAAGCCGGCGTCGCCAGTCGAAACCGCTGCCGCTGCCGAACCTGCTCCGGTTACCGGCAATGGCGCAGTGACCGCGACAGCCCAGACAGCGACACCACCCTTCGCACCGGCAGTTGCTCCGGCCGCGACGCAACTCGCCTATGCGGGCGATCAAGTCGTTCTTCCCGCAATGGTTCCCTTGCCGTTCGAACGGCCCGAAATGATCGACACCGTCATGCCCGCCACCAGCGGTGGAAGTGGTGCACAGGCCCGCGCCCCTGCCCCACTTTGAGGCTATCGGCTGCGGTAATCGCCGCCGTCAGATAGTCTTTCGCTGCAGTCACAGCCTCACCTAAATCGAGGCCTTTGGCCAATCCAGCAGTTATCGCAGCGGCCAGAGTACAGCCGGTACCATGGTCATTTTCCGTGATGATGCGCGGTCTTGCAAAGCGATGCATCGTGACACCATCGAACA
This is a stretch of genomic DNA from Phyllobacterium zundukense. It encodes these proteins:
- a CDS encoding sialic acid TRAP transporter substrate-binding protein SiaP, which codes for MKIKLTTILGAVAALALSAVVAQAQTALKWAHVYETSEPFHTESVWAAEEIAKRTNGRYKIDVFPASQLGKEADINQGLKLGTVDIIISGSSFAARDYKPIGVTYFPYIFRGPEHLIAYTKSDVFKRLAAGYETKSGNHIAAVSYYGTRQTTSNKPIAKCSDMQGLKIRVPDVPAYLAMPRACGANTTPIAFAEVYLALQNGTVEAQENPLTTIEAKKFFEVQKNIILTGHIVDHLNTVISKQLWASLSDEDKKIFGDVMQEAAERTTKIISEKEKQLVATFKEKGLNVTEIDKADFEKNVVEKVKFEDFGYEKSDWEAIRAIN
- a CDS encoding FadR/GntR family transcriptional regulator; amino-acid sequence: MFAAIQPRRLYRQVADQIRTLIENGEFAVGERLPGERELAEKLGVSRPTIREALIALEVEGLVHIRMGSGIYVTRQQREKPAPVQTEDLEGPFELLRARALIECAIAEEAAKAITPAHVDALDDVLTKMASTFNDPRTSIALDRTFHTTIAGIIENAALNRFVGELFDQRMTPYFEKLASYFESPASWREAFEEHRAIRDAIASGDPAHAKSAMRHHLLQSQLRFSKSFDEELESEKGHPAGGRSRSTKI
- a CDS encoding transglycosylase SLT domain-containing protein yields the protein MLPDIRLPRAFACLSLALLLGACTTADPKLPNAASIPLPEPSPRLANATDTKPQPKSSVDGLISKYSVAYAVPESLVRRVVQRESRFNPAARNGPYWGLMQMLPATARGMGHDGSAKDLLDAETNLKYGVKYLAGAYKVADYNPDQAVRLYSRGYYFQAKRKGMLDVLKPASPVETAAAAEPAPVTGNGAVTATAQTATPPFAPAVAPAATQLAYAGDQVVLPAMVPLPFERPEMIDTVMPATSGGSGAQARAPAPL